From the Chloroflexus aurantiacus J-10-fl genome, one window contains:
- a CDS encoding DUF58 domain-containing protein, whose translation MTPLRIVTGIAVIWLIFDPQPVVGFVAYTLIGLQVIGWFWPRIARNQITWQRCAPLALAPDEVAEVEIHVTYRGWLPLPYLVVREDIPVMLGNVPRREWVLSLWPGQRHTLRYPIQCRQRGLYWLGPLSLRIGSVFEQNEIQLTEQQPTPITVTPAVVSLRLLHLIAALPYSQERYHLSLFEDATQKTGVRTYQVGDPPRRIDWKTSARLGDLQVRELTPTIARETLIVLAFAEAEYPGRFAYDNRERAVVATASLASTLIQRRQAVGLCSNGYDPLHRKAGITLLPATGIEHLRELLVRLGRLEPATDVPLIEEVITGEPILRPGATLVLITGALSTQILTTLVTIRQRAMKVVLVLTDPFLSDLLQAQQYGIVTLQIDRTGAIIPCA comes from the coding sequence ATGACACCTTTACGCATCGTGACCGGAATTGCCGTGATCTGGCTGATATTTGATCCGCAGCCGGTCGTTGGCTTTGTGGCCTACACCCTGATAGGTCTCCAGGTCATAGGCTGGTTCTGGCCACGCATTGCCCGTAACCAGATCACCTGGCAACGGTGTGCACCTCTGGCGCTGGCACCCGATGAGGTAGCCGAGGTCGAGATTCACGTGACCTACCGTGGCTGGTTGCCGTTACCATACCTGGTGGTGCGGGAGGACATTCCGGTTATGCTAGGTAATGTCCCCCGCCGGGAATGGGTGCTGAGCCTCTGGCCCGGCCAGAGGCATACCCTGCGCTACCCGATTCAATGCCGTCAGCGTGGTCTCTACTGGTTGGGGCCACTCAGCCTGCGGATTGGCTCGGTGTTTGAGCAGAATGAGATTCAGCTTACTGAACAGCAACCAACACCAATCACTGTCACCCCGGCAGTCGTTTCGTTGCGCTTGCTTCATCTGATCGCAGCTCTCCCTTACAGTCAGGAGCGCTATCACCTGAGTCTGTTCGAGGACGCTACTCAGAAAACTGGCGTTCGTACCTATCAGGTGGGCGATCCGCCGCGACGGATCGACTGGAAAACAAGCGCACGTCTCGGTGATCTTCAGGTACGTGAATTGACCCCTACCATTGCCCGTGAAACCCTGATCGTGCTGGCTTTTGCCGAGGCTGAGTATCCGGGGCGGTTTGCCTACGACAATCGTGAACGGGCAGTTGTTGCCACAGCTTCCCTGGCTTCCACGCTTATCCAGCGGCGTCAGGCAGTTGGCTTGTGCAGCAACGGCTACGATCCGTTACACCGCAAAGCTGGCATCACGTTGTTGCCTGCGACCGGCATTGAACATCTGCGCGAACTATTGGTTCGCCTCGGTCGGCTCGAACCGGCGACAGACGTGCCACTGATCGAAGAGGTAATAACGGGCGAGCCTATCCTACGTCCCGGCGCAACCCTGGTTCTGATCACCGGTGCCCTGAGCACCCAAATCCTGACGACTCTGGTGACTATCCGTCAACGTGCAATGAAAGTGGTATTGGTCCTGACCGATCCGTTTCTGAGCGATCTTCTCCAGGCCCAACAGTATGGTATCGTCACGTTGCAAATAGATCGTACAGGTGCGATTATTCCTTGTGCGTGA
- a CDS encoding pseudouridine-5'-phosphate glycosidase produces MLRIAEEVTTALEEGRAVVALESTLISHGLPYPHNLAVAEGLEAEVRAAGAVPATIGLIEGVPVIGLNGNELERLAVGGDRVRKLSRRDIGAAIVDHADGATTVAATMALAAAAGIEVFATGGIGGVHRGATHSWDVSADLTELGRTPVLVVCAGAKAILDLPATLEYLETQGVPVVGYQTVEFPAFYTPHSGLTVAAVAADALAAARMWRIQRRYHTFAAPGGMLLCVPPPERHALEREAVEAAIGRALARAEAEGVRGPAVTPFLLAAMAEETSGESIETNIALLRNNTRVAAEVAVRISELG; encoded by the coding sequence ATGCTGCGCATTGCTGAAGAAGTTACCACTGCGCTCGAAGAAGGGCGGGCAGTGGTTGCGCTGGAGAGCACATTAATTAGCCACGGCCTTCCCTACCCCCACAACCTGGCCGTAGCGGAGGGTCTGGAAGCCGAAGTGCGTGCTGCGGGTGCGGTACCGGCGACTATCGGTCTGATCGAAGGAGTGCCGGTCATTGGTCTGAATGGCAATGAGCTGGAACGGCTGGCGGTTGGTGGTGATCGGGTGCGCAAGTTGAGTCGGCGTGATATTGGTGCGGCAATTGTCGATCACGCCGATGGCGCCACAACAGTGGCGGCAACGATGGCGCTCGCGGCTGCGGCTGGGATTGAGGTCTTCGCTACCGGTGGGATTGGCGGCGTTCATCGTGGCGCAACCCATAGCTGGGATGTGAGTGCCGATCTGACCGAATTGGGTCGTACACCTGTGCTGGTTGTGTGTGCTGGTGCGAAGGCAATCCTCGACCTGCCGGCGACGCTCGAATACCTGGAGACTCAGGGCGTACCGGTGGTTGGCTACCAGACGGTAGAATTCCCGGCCTTTTACACACCCCATAGCGGCCTGACAGTAGCGGCTGTGGCGGCTGATGCGCTGGCAGCCGCCCGAATGTGGCGTATTCAGCGCCGTTACCACACATTTGCTGCTCCTGGCGGTATGCTGCTCTGCGTCCCCCCACCAGAACGCCATGCCCTGGAACGAGAGGCTGTCGAAGCCGCGATTGGTCGGGCATTGGCTCGTGCTGAGGCAGAAGGTGTGCGTGGGCCGGCAGTCACGCCGTTTCTCCTGGCAGCAATGGCCGAAGAGACCAGCGGCGAGAGTATCGAGACTAACATCGCTTTGCTGCGAAACAATACCCGTGTAGCCGCTGAAGTTGCGGTTCGGATCAGTGAATTGGGTTGA
- a CDS encoding sigma-70 family RNA polymerase sigma factor, producing the protein MLKRRLSTWEKEEVSLHTHERDERFGHEEEILSPDLSDIEQVEPTLDAVQHYLQEIGRVSLLTAAEEIELAERIERGNEAEAQLATATDLTPRERYELLQAVQQGEEARRHLIQANLRLVVSIAKKYVGRGLALLDLIQEGNIGLMRAVEKFDYHKGNRFSTYATWWIRQAVTRAIAEQGRTIRLPVHMSESVGQVKRIAERLAQSLERQPTAEEIAMALGQPVERIQRILEAARRPVSLETPVGDEGEHTLGDFLTDEELPTPGEMAAQKLLRRDLCAALDRLNDRERRIIDLRYGLVDGRRRTLEEVGRVLGMTRERARQIEAEALRRLRSPEVGQHLRDYLE; encoded by the coding sequence ATGCTCAAGCGTCGATTGTCAACCTGGGAAAAAGAAGAAGTATCACTGCACACGCACGAGCGTGATGAACGTTTCGGGCACGAAGAAGAGATTCTCTCTCCCGATCTGAGCGATATCGAGCAGGTAGAGCCAACCCTTGACGCTGTTCAGCATTACCTGCAAGAGATTGGCCGCGTCTCTCTTCTGACCGCTGCTGAAGAGATCGAGTTGGCCGAGCGTATTGAACGCGGTAATGAGGCTGAAGCCCAGCTTGCTACAGCGACCGACCTGACGCCGCGAGAACGCTACGAACTCCTTCAGGCAGTTCAGCAGGGTGAAGAGGCACGCCGCCATCTCATCCAGGCCAATTTGCGCCTGGTCGTGAGCATTGCCAAGAAGTATGTCGGGCGCGGTCTTGCGCTGCTTGACCTGATCCAGGAAGGTAATATCGGTCTGATGCGTGCGGTGGAGAAGTTCGATTACCATAAGGGTAATCGCTTCAGCACATACGCAACCTGGTGGATTCGCCAGGCGGTGACGCGGGCGATTGCCGAACAGGGGCGGACAATCCGGTTGCCGGTGCATATGAGCGAGTCGGTTGGGCAGGTGAAGCGAATCGCCGAACGTCTGGCGCAATCGCTCGAACGTCAGCCGACGGCGGAAGAGATTGCAATGGCGCTTGGCCAGCCGGTTGAGCGTATTCAGCGCATTCTCGAAGCGGCGCGTCGTCCGGTTTCGCTGGAAACACCGGTCGGCGATGAAGGTGAGCACACACTTGGCGATTTTCTGACCGATGAAGAACTGCCGACACCGGGAGAAATGGCGGCTCAAAAGCTGCTGCGCCGCGATCTGTGTGCTGCCCTTGACCGCCTCAATGATCGGGAACGCCGGATCATCGATTTGCGCTACGGTCTGGTTGATGGCCGGCGTCGGACGCTCGAAGAGGTAGGGCGTGTGCTCGGTATGACGCGCGAACGGGCACGGCAGATTGAAGCCGAGGCTCTGCGGCGCTTGCGTAGTCCTGAAGTCGGGCAGCATCTCCGCGATTATCTGGAGTAG